GGACACAGGAGCTGGTAAAAGCGGCAGTTGCCGCCGGTGTTGCTGCTTTTCTGACCAGTTTCCCTGCAGAGGCGGAGCTGAGGCATGCGCTGCTTGAGGCCTGTGTCAGGTTGGAGCATGAGGATCGTCTGCGGAGCAAATTACGGGAGTCTGAACAACGGCTGGCAGATCGCAAGGTGATAGAAAAGGCAAAAGGTCTCTTGATGGAGCGGGAGCGGATCAGCGAGGATGCCGCCTTTAAGCTGATGCGCAGTCAGTCCATGACCCGCAGGATCAGTATGGCCAAGCTGGCCGAAGAGCTGCTTACATAAAGCGTCCCGCCGGGCTTGCCAGAATCAGCCGGTCGGCATGTTCTTCCAGCTCACGCAGCAGCTTGACGTCCATCTTCTTCAGCCAGCGTCTGGGGATCGACTCCATGCCGTAGTAGGCACCGGCCAGCATGCCGCAGATAGCGCCGGTGGTGTCTGCGTCAGCGCCCTGATTAACGGTGCCCACCAGACAGTCTTCAAAATCCTTCCCCTTGAAAAACCAGTGAAAAACGGTCTGCATCGTATCTACCACATAGCCGGTGGCCAGGCCGCGGTACGGTTCAA
Above is a window of Trichlorobacter lovleyi SZ DNA encoding:
- a CDS encoding ANTAR domain-containing response regulator → MLICSPDPVFQGHLTRLLETIGGYRVAVTAGPAAALQYALAQPPDLLICSHDPLHCDGIALAETLHGKVWVPVVLAAQPWTQELVKAAVAAGVAAFLTSFPAEAELRHALLEACVRLEHEDRLRSKLRESEQRLADRKVIEKAKGLLMERERISEDAAFKLMRSQSMTRRISMAKLAEELLT